A portion of the Ascaphus truei isolate aAscTru1 unplaced genomic scaffold, aAscTru1.hap1 HAP1_SCAFFOLD_790, whole genome shotgun sequence genome contains these proteins:
- the LOC142486221 gene encoding uncharacterized protein LOC142486221, whose protein sequence is MEGFTAVIYSEPAVLGLLANAISAFLVCLQNFSLFSTSVIPGGVENILAGIHLILIGGLTQLVAGFLSFRKNDHLSGTSFIAFSALWSSYGATRILVGADSAASNSFVSESAVAGLVSYIFIALLLSFCSATVNYIMPFVFGAITLTLVFEAVGLFARWALVVAGVLELIIVVCGLYGATALMLKGITQRYVLPGFGNSLFNVLLLGSANRSSSSAAGEEKKKNTKYAEPMALGNMCDTISPFIMAFYCFGYMKIFYVGAIWISINVLSQFISSYYCYLRDDIYHATKFAFHGIFWLVISWGEFILTFILTSTNVEKSRESLVGDWFFLAGACLFCFLSLNKDMLEIIHNISFVLMTISTIQQIPRSGSYIFFGVTCSIFTVISLYTTFAGLINSIAEKLLIPVGNIVMSSAKLQDILLRGRCCLRKSELIVTENLTSLPSDPLFYICNGLASIAAIQSSFNDPIQAYISIPWVLVPGTIIQLYICRIDVQGGRRFGSILPFCYSAIWATWVWLRFAGPSLAIDAINDGGFTVGAIAFLIINIFLIVLATHSNVILFLLTLAMEAVIVCFLLFTLESLPLPLEIVVLSIFSILCLYGFFASLANCLFNKDLIPMGHAFFKKQKPEKKDEVSSLCILPQSHRTSSLRTIANLLESGGVCGIPTDTVYALAASCKHPDAIKRIYSIKERPSEKPVCICISNLEQLREIDPPFSPLLWRFMESVYPGGISCIVRKGEWLKKLGVGPAYEQVGTQDSIMIRVPDHSVTAHLTDMTGPLAITSANPSGEIDSTHHDMVITRLSHKLDGVLCDGDSNELVGSTVVNCTKIDEGSITILREGCVPAVKVMQLFEQAKNTQDLL, encoded by the exons ATGGAGGGATTTACTGCTGTGATTTACAGCGAACCTGCCGTCCTCGGACTTCTTGCGAACGCAATCAGCGCTTTCCTTGTGTGTTTGCAGAACTTTTCTTTATTCAGCACTTCCGTCATTCCTGGAGGAGTGGAGAATATCCTTGCTG GCATTCACCTGATCTTGATTGGCGGACTAACGCAGCTTGTTGCCGGCTTCCTCTCCTTTCGCAAGAACGACCACCTGAGCGGGACGTCCTTCATCGCATTCTCCGCCTTGTGGAGCAGCTATGGAGCCACCCGCATCCTTGTGGGAGCTGACTCAGCCGCGAGCAACAGCTTTGTCAGTGAGAGCGCGGTGGCAGGCCTAGTGTCGTATATCTTCATCGCTCTTCTCTTGTCTTTTTGCTCCGCCACTGTCAATTACATCATGCCCTTCGTGTTCGGGGCGATTACTCTGACTCTTGTCTTCGAGGCTGTGGGACTGTTTGCCCGCTGGGCCCTTGTGGTCGCAGGAGTGCTGGAGTTAATCATAGTCGTGTGCGGACTTTACGGAGCGACAGCTCTGATGTTAAAGGGGATCACTCAGAGGTATGTTCTCCCTGGATTTGGCAATTCGCTGTTCAACGTCCTGCTTCTAGGATCTGCTAACCGCAGTTCTTCCTCTGCTGCTGgagaagagaagaagaaaaataCTAAATACGCTGAGCCCATGGCACTGGGTAACATGTGTGATACCATCTCCCCTTTCATTATGGCCTTCTACTGCTTTGGGTACATGAAAATCTTTTATGTGGGTGCAATATGGATCAGCATCAACGTACTTTCTCAGTTCATCTCCAGCTACTATTGTTATCTCAGAGACGATATTTACCACGCCACTAAGTTCGCATTCCACGGCATCTTTTGGCTGGTGATATCCTGGGGGGAGTTTATCTTAACATTTATTCTGACATCCACAAATGTAGAGAAAAGCAGAGAGTCCTTGGTCGGGGACTGGTTCTTCCTGGCGGGCGCTTGTCTTTTTTGCTTCCTGTCGCTGAATAAGGACATGCTAGAAATAATCCACAATATTTCATTCGTCTTAATGACAATATCCACAATCCAGCAGATCCCACGTTCGGGCTCTTATATATTCTTCGGGGTTACCTGCAGTATATTCACGGTGATTTCCCTGTACACAACGTTTGCCGGCCTTATTAACTCAATCGCTGAGAAGTTGCTAATACCTGTAGGTAACATCGTTATGTCAAGTGCCAAGTTACAGGACATACTGCTGAGAGGCAGGTGCTGTCTGCGAAAATCCGAGTTAATTGTCACTGAGAATCTCACCTCCCTGCCGTCTGATCCCCTCTTCTACATCTGCAACGGCCTGGCATCGATTGCTGCTATCCAGAGTTCCTTTAACGATCCCATTCAAGCTTATATATCCATCCCTTGGGTTCTGGTTCCTGGCACTATTATTCAGCTGTATATCTGTAGGATTGATGTTCAAGGAGGTAGAAGATTTGGCTCAATTTTGCCGTTCTGCTACTCGGCTATCTGGGCAACTTGGGTCTGGCTACGTTTTGCAG GTCCTTCACTTGCGATTGATGCAATTAATGACGGGGGATTCACAGTCGGAGCCATTGCTTTCCTGATAATTAACATATTTTTGATCGTCTTAG CTACACACTCGAACGTGATCCTTTTCCTTTTGACCCTTGCGATGGAGGCTGTAATAGTCTGTTTCCTTCTCTTTACATTGGaaagtctccccctccctcttgaaA TTGTTGTGCTGTCTATCTTCAGCATCCTCTGTCTCTACGGATTTTTTGCTTCTCTTGCAAACTGCTTATTCAACAAGGATCTGATTCCAATGGGACATGCCTTCTTTAAa AAACAGAAGCCAGAGAAGAAGGATGAAGTATCCAGCCTGTGTATTTTACCCCAGTCGCACCGTACGAGCAGTTTAAGAACAATTGCTAATTTGCTGGAGAGCGGAGGCGTGTGCGGAATTCCTACGGACACAGTCTATGCTCTGGCTGCTTCCTGCAAACACCCAGATGCCATCAAGAGAATTTACTCCATCAAG GAACGCCCTTCAGAGAAGCCCGTCTGCATCTGCATTTCTAACCTAGAGCAGCTGAGGGAGATTGATCCTCCATTCAGCCCCCTGCTGTGGAGGTTCATGGAGTCTGTGTATCCTGGGGGGATCAGCTGCATTGTACGGAAAGGAGAGTGGCTCAAAAAACTGG GTGTGGGACCAGCGTACGAGCAAGTCGGGACTCAGGACTCAATCATGATAAGAGTCCCCGATCACTCCGTCACTGCTCATCTCACCGACATGACCGGTCCCTTAGCAATCACATCCGCCAATCCCAGTGGAGAAATTGACAGCACCCACCATGACATGGTTATAAC gcgtcTGAGTCACAAGCTGGACGGggttctgtgtgacggagattcCAATGAGCTTGTGGGGTCCACAGTTGTAAATTGCACCAAAATAGATGAAG GCTCCATCACAATACTGAGGGAAGGTTGTGTGCCAGCTGTGAAGGTCATGCAGCTGTTTGAACAAGCAAAGAACACACAGGATCTCCTGTAG